The Paramisgurnus dabryanus chromosome 6, PD_genome_1.1, whole genome shotgun sequence genome has a window encoding:
- the amer3 gene encoding uncharacterized protein amer3 encodes MEMAKNEDPPKDRKSLNKSATHRHSKSNDGQSDNSPDNGCVTTTVGSPCSLPVPDTPKTGDSLCRDGACQLRGSVKKSKTCDFVRGMGQQQPESPKYKDGTYWRHKLMTSVSFSGFDAPLRLLCENRNVSGSSHEIIDYRNLTPQVPFVPCIAKSIPKKKTSPRKAIKDVFVPKRHKHEKALSPSTPCRVARVNAATLKRTKKYAKHKEHARSRYNEHSETPSDSSGEYSNVCEDVASLKSFGSQAGCGEIFADEDCVVSPDSVLNAMCDRKASKPQVRQIPTAIGIQGGNECLASPAHVGVLDMFGLWETLYRTRTDSSRALGNTTETPSPIAKSPSTCKSQNVITNPLRPLEAQIIRELNTDVISPKSDNQENTSDEGYCDYVSPVSEDHSKNSLTPVHSKTFPRDTYSGDALYELFCDPIEPEMTPIFDDELDLTDSIIGQCSDLPLSMYSFHVGAEENLAPPLSRDFIGQELLQSKWMGKDCLLKLCDTEISLAMGIVNWLKQKTDKTNPAEMMSSRTNSEETDNLCMSPGVGKPQRGTGNDDIKDALNCKQSKLDLPSQHEVNTLMSTVVSPESLPKTPSSGVCFRIYNIDSPVTPSGDLQSPVVSSPGSGTRSLFVLAINKESLCESCKRYLKNGAKKLSLCRSCRSLIEHIKTSDVWAHASFPQCKTLTAQPISKDLLSPASTCAIGSDISIASLVEQCASQFSSMKINLTQKQLSCDKRGAFEPDQGVRGDTENFQKYLKSKCKKTPITTAERESGLYSRLSLRRPSLSEDVHKPSRLETEALGFVTNNGPNDDVVLETYKNPSCTESDDPVAPQTTRPTSLPLVTPASSEFFCGEDHHLKRMEHGSRTKRKHRLPHHKKSAVNSEGSCGYGLPKERKVERRYRMKK; translated from the coding sequence ATGGAGATGGCAAAGAATGAAGATCCCCCAAAAGATAGGAAGAGTTTAAATAAATCTGCCACACATAGACACAGTAAAAGCAATGATGGACAATCTGACAACAGTCCAGATAATGGCTGTGTAACCACTACCGTTGGAAGTCCATGTTCACTGCCTGTGCCTGATACTCCTAAAACTGGTGATAGTCTCTGCCGAGATGGCGCTTGTCAGCTCCGCGGCTCTGTTAAAAAGAGCAAAACCTGTGACTTTGTAAGAGGAATGGGACAACAGCAACCTGAGAGCCCTAAATACAAAGATGGGACTTACTGGCGCCATAAACTTATGACCAGTGTCAGCTTTTCAGGATTTGATGCACCTCTGCGGTTGCTTTGTGAAAATCGGAATGTCTCTGGCAGCAGCCATGAAATCATCGATTACCGTAATTTAACACCCCAAGTGCCCTTTGTGCCCTGCATAGCAAAATCCATTCCTAAAAAGAAGACGTCCCCAAGGAAAGCCATTAAAGACGTGTTCGTTCCCAAGAGACACAAGCATGAGAAGGCTTTGTCACCAAGTACACCGTGTCGTGTTGCACGTGTAAATGCTGCAACATTGAAACGGAcaaagaaatatgctaaacatAAAGAACATGCAAGAAGCCGGTATAATGAACATAGTGAAACTCCCTCAGATTCATCGGGTGAATATTCAAATGTTTGCGAGGATGTTGCATCATTAAAAAGCTTTGGATCTCAGGCTGGTTGTGGAGAGATATTTGCAGATGAAGATTGTGTTGTATCGCCTGACAGTGTCTTGAATGCTATGTGTGACCGTAAAGCGAGTAAACCTCAAGTGAGACAAATCCCTACTGCTATAGGTATCCAGGGAGGCAATGAGTGTCTGGCCTCTCCAGCTCACGTTGGGGTGCTGGACATGTTTGGATTATGGGAAACCCTATACAGAACAAGAACAGACAGTTCAAGGGCATTAGGGAATACGACAGAGACCCCATCACCTATTGCAAAATCTCCTTCCACATGCAAATCACAAAATGTAATAACAAACCCACTCAGACCCTTGGAGGCACAGATCATCAGGGAACTTAATACTGATGTGATATCACCAAAAAGTGACAACCAAGAGAATACAAGTGATGAGGGCTACTGTGATTACGTTTCTCCTGTTTCTGAGGACCACAGCAAAAACTCTCTCACCCCAGTGCATTCAAAAACATTCCCTAGAGACACTTACAGTGGAGATGCTCTTTATGAGCTATTTTGTGACCCCATCGAGCCAGAGATGACCCCTATCTTTGATGATGAGCTGGATCTAACTGACAGCATTATCGGTCAATGCAGTGACCTTCCATTATCCATGTACAGCTTTCATGTAGGAGCAGAAGAAAATCTTGCCCCACCTTTGTCCAGGGACTTCATTGGTCAGGAGCTTCTGCAGAGTAAGTGGATGGGAAAGGATTGTTTACTGAAGCTTTGTGACACCGAGATCTCTCTAGCTATGGGTATAGTTAACTGGCTGAAACAGAAGACTGATAAAACCAACCCAGCAGAAATGATGTCTTCACGCACTAATAGTGAAGAAACTGATAATTTATGTATGTCTCCAGGGGTTGGAAAACCACAAAGAGGAACTGGTAATGATGATATTAAAGATGCACTTAATTGTAAACAGAGCAAACTGGATTTGCCATCGCAACATGAAGTTAACACACTAATGTCAACCGTAGTCTCTCCAGAGAGCCTACCCAAAACCCCATCAAGTGGTGTGTGCTTCAGGATATACAATATAGACTCTCCAGTGACTCCAAGTGGAGATTTGCAGTCCCCTGTTGTAAGCTCCCCTGGCTCTGGAACAAGGTCACTGTTTGTGCTGGCCATAAATAAGGAATCTCTTTGTGAATCTTGCAAGCGTTACCTGAAAAACGGAGCTAAAAAACTGTCCCTGTGCCGTTCTTGCAGGTCACTTATTGAGCACATCAAAACTTCAGATGTTTGGGCTCATGCTAGTTTTCCCCAGTGCAAGACACTAACTGCACAGCCAATAAGTAAAGACCTACTGTCACCAGCTAGCACATGTGCGATAGGAAGTGACATCAGCATCGCTTCCCTTGTTGAACAATGTGCTAGTCAGTTTTCCTCCATGAAGATTAACCTTACCCAAAAGCAATTAAGCTGCGATAAAAGAGGTGCATTTGAACCTGACCAAGGGGTTAGAGGTGACACGGAGAACTTTCAAAAATACCTAAAGTCAAAATGCAAGAAAACACCAATCACGACTGCAGAGAGAGAAAGTGGCTTGTATTCTAGACTTTCTCTGAGGCGGCCCAGCCTTTCTGAGGATGTTCATAAACCTTCACGTTTGGAGACTGAGGCACTTGGCTTTGTGACAAACAATGGTCCTAATGATGATGTGGTGTTGGAAACTTACAAGAATCCATCCTGCACTGAATCTGATGACCCGGTTGCACCTCAAACTACTAGGCCTACATCTCTTCCTCTCGTGACCCCTGCTTCCTCAGAGTTTTTTTGTGGAGAGGACCACCATTTGAAGAGGATGGAACATGGAAGCCGGACCAAAAGGAAACATAGATTACCACATCACAAGAAGTCTGCTGTGAATAGCGAGGGTTCATGTGGTTATGGCCTTCCAAAGGAGAGGAAGGTAGAACGTAGATACAGAATGAAAAAGTAA